The Rhizobium viscosum genomic sequence AATGGCCCTCGCCAGCTCGCGCTCGCGCGGATGCGATGGCAGGCCGCCCTTGCGGGCCTGCAGCATGGCATCCGCCACCTCGCCATAGACATCGAGCTGCACCTGTTCGGCGGCGGCATTGCCGATGCGCACCGGTGCGGAGCCTTCATAGCCCTTGAGCCAGGGCACCTGCCATTCCAGCAGGTTGCGCTCGCCGGCAACGCCATACATGATCTGCATCTGTGCCGGTGCGCCGGCGACCGCGCGCAGCAGCCATCTGCGCCAGGCTTGGGCCTCTTCGTAATAGCCGAGCTTCATCAGGGCGAGCAGGGTCAGTGTCGCATCGCGCAGCCAGCAATAGCGGTAGTCCCAGTTGCGCGGGCCGCCGATCTTTTCCGGCAGGGAAGTCGTGGCGGCCGCGACGATGCCGCCCGTCGGCATGTAGGTGAGCGCCTTCAGGGTGATGAGGGAGCGCTTCACCTGATCCGTCCACTTGCCCACCTTGGGGCATTTCGCGGCGAAGGATAACCAGAATTCCTCCGTATCCGGCAGCGCATATTCCACCTGCCGCGGCGCCGGCTGCGGCAGATGCGAGGGCGACCAGGTCAGCGTGAAGATCTGCTGCTCGCCCGCCGCGACCTGGAAGGCGCCCACCGTGCTCAGCCCGCGGCCTTCGAGCGGAACGGCGCAGTTCAGCGTCAGTCTATCAGGGCCGGCAATGGCGATGATGCCGCCGTCTTCGCCATGCGTGACCCAGGGAACGGTACGGCCGTAATCGAAGCGCAGGTTGAGCTCCATATCGAAGGCGACAGTGCCGCTCTTGCCCTCGACGATGCGCATAAGGTCGCTCGCGCCATCGCGCAGCGGCATGAAATCGGTGAGAAGGGCGGTGCCGGTCTCGGTCTGGAATTCGGTTTCGAGGATGAGCGTGTCGTCGCGGTAGCGGCGCGTGACGCTGTATTTGCCGCCCGAAGGCGAGAGCGACCAGAAACCGTTCTCCTCAGCGCCGAGCAGGGCGGCGAAGCAGGCGGGAGAGTCGAAGCGCGGAAAACACAGCCAGTCGATCGAGCCATTTCTGGACACGAGTGCGGCGGTTTCGCAATCTCCGATAAGGGCGTAATCCTCGATGAGTGCCGTCACCATAGCCTCCTCCGCATATCTGCCGGGCTTTAGGTAGGGCTCGTATGCGCAGGTCAACTGCAGAAGTGGTAAGGTGTGGCGGGCGGCGCGGCCACCCAATCTCCCTCATTCCCTCCTCGTGCCGGCACGAGGAGGGAATGAGGGGTGAGGAGGCAGCCACGCTGCCCAAAGCCAATCAGCGTTAGCGGAGCAATATGCCGACCATCCTTACGCCTTCGGCTACTATACCAAGAGAGCCCGCCCCACCTACAGCAACAGTCGTTCCAGACTGCCCTGGTCCTTCACCCCATGCTGATAGAAATGCAGGATCTGGATCGCCAGTTCCTCGCGTTCACCATCGGTGGAAATATGCCTTGCCACGCAGATATGGTCGTAGACGCTCTGGCAGAGCGCGATGTCCTCTTCCTGCATCGGCGTCTGACTCGCCGACATTTTCTCTCTGATCATCGACATTCCCTCAAACGTCCCCCCGGAACGTTCTAGGGCGCAGATTGTGTTCTTCAATCAAAAGGAGATCACGTCATCGTGCAGCCCCCGGTCCGCCCTGGGGATTTCTTCAATGCCTGTTCACGATGTTACGCACGTAATAGCAACATATCGGCGCTTGCGGTATGGAAGGAGAAGGGACGTCCGATTTAGACCTGTGGGCGACCCTTCTCCACTGGGTTTGCAGCATCCAGCGTGGAGCATTGTAGGCTGGAATAATGGAACCGCAATTTCACTTTTTAAATCTCGGCGAAATTATTTCAGCTATTGCTTAATAAATGCCCGGCGGTACTTTCCGCCGGGCATTTGCGTAATCTTTGCACAGTAAAAACGGCGATTTGTGTGACTTTTTAACTGCTCAA encodes the following:
- a CDS encoding glycoside hydrolase family 15 protein, with amino-acid sequence MTALIEDYALIGDCETAALVSRNGSIDWLCFPRFDSPACFAALLGAEENGFWSLSPSGGKYSVTRRYRDDTLILETEFQTETGTALLTDFMPLRDGASDLMRIVEGKSGTVAFDMELNLRFDYGRTVPWVTHGEDGGIIAIAGPDRLTLNCAVPLEGRGLSTVGAFQVAAGEQQIFTLTWSPSHLPQPAPRQVEYALPDTEEFWLSFAAKCPKVGKWTDQVKRSLITLKALTYMPTGGIVAAATTSLPEKIGGPRNWDYRYCWLRDATLTLLALMKLGYYEEAQAWRRWLLRAVAGAPAQMQIMYGVAGERNLLEWQVPWLKGYEGSAPVRIGNAAAEQVQLDVYGEVADAMLQARKGGLPSHPRERELARAILPFLEKVWVEPDEGIWEVRGQRQHFTYSKVMAWVAFDRAVKIAEEDGEPRAAARWRMLADRIHAEVCEKAFNAELGCFTQAYGSSAMDASLLHLGMVGFIAPDDPRYVATVETVERKLLRDGLLLRYETQEVDDGLPPGEGAFLACSFWLVDALNMIGRREDALKLFERLLDICNDVGLLAEEYDPAAKRMLGNFPQAFSHIGLINSALNLARAEGPADQRSA